A window of the Blastopirellula sediminis genome harbors these coding sequences:
- a CDS encoding MBL fold metallo-hydrolase has protein sequence MRIGDWQVDLVSGGRFLHDGGILYGVVPKSIWQTITPADEQNRVPLAMNCVLARNQTHTVLIDAGHGDKLSPLDRKSHSLEPGWPMLTDLARLGVAPEDIDIVLLSHLHWDHAGGATSRIDGNVRPTFPSATYYVQRQEWADATSNSLEVSGGYQDDDYLPLASEGRLMLVDGSHEIVPGLRVIQTGGHTRGHQAVEVTSGSEGLMFLGDIAPTVAHIRRMWCTSYDLDLPQSRRVKSELFGHAADRGYWVVWNHDRYNPISRIERHLRREYVPVELRENL, from the coding sequence ATGCGGATTGGCGATTGGCAAGTGGACCTGGTCTCGGGCGGAAGGTTTCTGCACGACGGGGGAATTCTGTACGGCGTCGTCCCCAAGTCGATCTGGCAGACGATCACCCCGGCCGATGAACAGAACCGCGTTCCGTTGGCGATGAACTGCGTCTTAGCGCGCAATCAAACGCATACGGTGTTGATTGACGCAGGGCACGGCGACAAGCTTTCGCCGCTCGACCGCAAGTCGCACAGTCTCGAACCTGGTTGGCCGATGCTGACCGATCTGGCGCGACTTGGAGTGGCGCCGGAGGATATCGACATCGTCCTGCTGAGTCACTTGCACTGGGATCATGCCGGGGGAGCGACGTCGCGGATTGACGGCAACGTGCGGCCGACGTTTCCTTCCGCGACCTACTACGTTCAACGACAGGAATGGGCCGACGCGACTTCGAATTCACTCGAGGTTTCGGGGGGATATCAGGATGACGACTATCTCCCGCTCGCAAGTGAAGGTCGACTTATGTTGGTCGACGGTTCGCACGAAATTGTCCCAGGACTGCGAGTCATTCAAACCGGCGGACATACCCGTGGCCACCAGGCGGTTGAAGTGACCTCAGGTAGCGAAGGGCTGATGTTCTTGGGGGATATCGCGCCGACCGTCGCCCATATTCGGCGGATGTGGTGTACCTCGTATGACCTCGACTTACCCCAGTCCCGACGGGTGAAATCGGAGCTGTTTGGCCATGCGGCGGACCGGGGTTATTGGGTTGTTTGGAATCACGACCGTTACAACCCGATTAGCCGGATCGAGCGGCATCTTCGGCGCGAGTATGTGCCGGTGGAACTCCGAGAAAATCTTTAA
- the modB gene encoding molybdate ABC transporter permease subunit → MTPAEISAIAVSLQVSLVAVICSLPLGIAAGWLLARKRFPGKLLLETCVNLPLVMPPVVTGYLLLVAFGREGVIGSWLQEWFGVQLVFDWKGAALAAAVVSFPLLVRSIRSAIAGVDVRLEDAARTLGAAPWDLFFSVTLPLARRGVIAGAVLAFARALGEFGATIMIAGNIAGETRTIPLMIYSELETPGGERNIIALIVASIAISAAALFVSEYLERRVEPAAH, encoded by the coding sequence GTGACCCCCGCTGAGATCAGCGCCATCGCCGTCAGCTTGCAGGTATCGCTGGTCGCGGTGATCTGCAGCTTGCCGCTGGGGATCGCGGCAGGGTGGCTGCTGGCGCGGAAGCGGTTTCCGGGGAAGTTGCTGCTGGAAACGTGCGTCAACTTGCCGCTGGTGATGCCGCCGGTGGTGACCGGTTACTTGCTGCTGGTCGCGTTTGGACGCGAAGGGGTGATCGGCAGTTGGCTGCAAGAGTGGTTCGGCGTGCAGTTGGTCTTCGACTGGAAAGGCGCCGCGTTGGCGGCGGCGGTCGTGTCGTTTCCGCTACTGGTCCGCTCGATTCGTTCCGCAATCGCCGGCGTCGATGTGCGGCTGGAAGATGCGGCGCGAACGCTGGGCGCCGCGCCGTGGGATCTGTTTTTCAGCGTGACGTTGCCGCTGGCGCGACGCGGGGTGATCGCCGGCGCGGTGCTCGCGTTCGCTCGAGCGCTGGGAGAGTTCGGCGCGACGATCATGATCGCCGGGAATATCGCCGGCGAAACGCGAACGATTCCGCTGATGATCTATAGCGAACTGGAAACCCCCGGCGGAGAGCGCAACATTATCGCCCTGATCGTGGCGTCGATCGCGATTTCGGCTGCCGCATTATTCGTCAGCGAGTACCTGGAACGCCGCGTCGAGCCTGCCGCGCATTGA
- the phnX gene encoding phosphonoacetaldehyde hydrolase — MSGNELRVKAVVFDWAGTVIDFGCCAPASVFRRVFEQKGLEITARQAREPMGLAKRAHIAAVLAMPEVYQAWTDKFGEVPTDAEVDALYREFLPLQKQVLSDHCDLIPGVAELVEKLRSRQIAVGGTTGYTRELMSVVTPAAAEQGYAPDAEICSDEVREGRPAPWMIFEIAQRTNVYPMSCVVKVDDTPVGIAAGHAAGTWTVAVTDTGNEMGLTLAEYDALSEAEKEERRTAIVARFESVKPHFFVRSVTELPDVLTKINAKLAAGERP; from the coding sequence ATGTCGGGTAACGAACTAAGAGTCAAAGCGGTCGTATTCGATTGGGCAGGCACGGTGATCGACTTCGGTTGTTGCGCCCCGGCCAGCGTCTTTCGCCGCGTCTTTGAACAAAAGGGATTGGAAATCACCGCGCGTCAGGCCCGCGAGCCGATGGGCCTGGCGAAGCGAGCTCACATCGCCGCCGTGCTGGCGATGCCGGAAGTCTATCAAGCGTGGACCGACAAGTTCGGCGAAGTGCCGACCGACGCCGAGGTCGACGCTCTCTATCGCGAGTTTTTGCCGCTGCAGAAGCAAGTGCTGTCGGATCATTGCGATTTGATCCCCGGCGTCGCCGAACTGGTCGAGAAGTTGCGCTCGCGACAGATCGCCGTCGGCGGAACGACCGGCTATACCCGCGAGCTGATGAGCGTCGTCACTCCGGCGGCGGCCGAGCAAGGTTACGCCCCGGATGCGGAGATCTGCTCCGACGAAGTTCGCGAAGGGCGCCCTGCCCCGTGGATGATTTTTGAAATCGCCCAGCGGACCAACGTCTATCCGATGTCGTGCGTCGTGAAAGTCGACGACACGCCGGTCGGCATCGCGGCCGGTCACGCGGCGGGAACTTGGACCGTCGCCGTCACTGATACCGGCAACGAAATGGGACTGACGCTTGCCGAATACGACGCCCTATCGGAGGCGGAGAAAGAAGAACGCCGCACGGCGATCGTCGCTCGCTTCGAGTCGGTCAAGCCGCACTTCTTTGTTCGCAGCGTCACGGAGTTGCCGGACGTGCTGACGAAGATCAACGCGAAACTGGCCGCCGGCGAGCGGCCGTAA
- a CDS encoding TIGR03364 family FAD-dependent oxidoreductase: MKNSGGERYDMAVVGAGIVGLAHAWRAAQRGLRVLVLDRRPYGSGASIRNFGMIWPVGQTQAGLWSTAMKSRGLWLELAQKAGIPIHTCGSLHLAFRDDEWAVLEEFQAKQGAQYGTELISADDVHQKTPAAKPEGLIGALWSNTEMRVNPRVAVAAIPSFLIDQFDVKFEFSTTVIRVGDGEVEAADGRRWLADHTIICSGADFANLFPQTHEEAGLYNCKLQMLRTAPLGDFKIGPHLAGGLTLRHYEAFRSCDSLAALNERVSRETPELDQYGIHVMASQTDEGEVVLGDSHQYGDEIEPFDLAEIEGLMLRELHKIIRLPDWTVQQRWHGYYAKSAKKSIVFEQPKPGVTIVNGVGGAGMTLSMGVGEEVISRLIGEQAIGANAGEAVHVG, from the coding sequence ATGAAGAACTCAGGTGGCGAGCGTTACGATATGGCGGTCGTCGGCGCCGGCATCGTCGGACTAGCGCACGCATGGCGCGCGGCGCAGCGCGGACTGCGCGTATTGGTGCTCGATCGGCGACCTTATGGCAGCGGCGCGTCGATTCGAAACTTCGGCATGATCTGGCCGGTTGGTCAGACGCAAGCGGGGCTGTGGTCGACCGCGATGAAAAGCCGCGGTCTGTGGCTCGAGTTGGCGCAAAAGGCGGGCATTCCGATTCACACGTGCGGATCGCTGCACTTGGCGTTTCGCGATGACGAATGGGCGGTCCTGGAAGAGTTTCAAGCCAAGCAAGGCGCCCAATACGGAACCGAACTGATCAGCGCCGACGATGTCCATCAAAAGACCCCGGCCGCGAAACCGGAAGGTCTGATCGGCGCTCTCTGGAGCAACACCGAGATGCGGGTCAATCCGCGCGTCGCGGTCGCGGCGATCCCGAGCTTCTTGATCGATCAGTTTGATGTGAAGTTTGAGTTTTCGACGACGGTGATTCGGGTCGGCGACGGCGAAGTGGAGGCGGCCGACGGTCGACGCTGGCTCGCCGATCATACGATCATTTGCAGCGGCGCCGACTTCGCCAACTTGTTTCCGCAAACGCATGAAGAAGCGGGACTCTACAACTGCAAGCTGCAAATGTTGCGAACGGCGCCGTTGGGCGATTTCAAGATCGGTCCGCACCTGGCCGGCGGACTTACCTTGCGGCACTACGAAGCGTTTCGCAGCTGCGATTCGCTGGCGGCGTTGAACGAGCGCGTATCGCGGGAGACGCCGGAACTGGATCAGTACGGCATCCATGTGATGGCTTCGCAGACCGACGAAGGGGAAGTCGTGCTGGGCGATTCGCACCAGTATGGGGACGAGATCGAACCGTTCGACCTGGCCGAGATCGAAGGGCTGATGCTGCGAGAATTGCACAAGATCATTCGCCTCCCCGACTGGACCGTGCAACAACGTTGGCATGGGTACTATGCGAAGAGTGCGAAAAAGTCGATCGTGTTTGAACAGCCGAAGCCCGGCGTGACGATCGTCAACGGCGTCGGCGGAGCCGGCATGACGTTGTCGATGGGAGTCGGCGAAGAGGTAATTAGTCGATTGATTGGCGAGCAGGCAATTGGCGCCAACGCAGGAGAGGCGGTACATGTCGGGTAA
- a CDS encoding efflux RND transporter permease subunit — protein MSSPPPRAWQDRFGWLIIALFLAVTPVLTYGAKGAWDSIKNRLEDWLPDSFEETQRLRWFYNQFGTDELLMISWDGCTLDDPRLEQYKAELTKPDESGDEPVSWFGDVVSGKDALESLTADPLELSHDEALARMEGWLIGGDHSQTCLVAIVSKAGEGNRAAAIDYAYRCADQVEGVSRDEMIIAGPTSDGVAVDNASKNSLDLLNAGSFFVCITIMYLGFRSMRATMIVFLIAIFCEQLSMSIMYFSGQAIDSVLTLVANLTYVLSISSGVHLVNYYRESLVDRSPKESVGWALRAALVPCLLSAGTTAVGMLSLMVSQIRPVTNFGMYAAASIGAGAIVLLLLAPAALYKFPVDPKGWHDPNHGPRWLHVVWNKLSIGIDSARWGIFLGSLAVIGLCLVGVSRIKTSAQLHDLFWPEARIIRDYNWLEDKVGPLVPIEVVLRMPAKTDEDSKGLKLDEEFFILDKAQKAIADVEGIGASMSAATFAPEFPDPKQRGIIAISRRASFRKILESRLDQYVEMHYLSTEGDDHLWRISARVSAGDRLHYGDLMERVKKNVNATLAEHPEIEPIYSGSVPLVFKAQTEMLNDLIKSFGLAFVMIAAIMIILLRNLFTGFFSMVPNILPTLIAFGTMGWLGVPVEVGSLLTASAALGIAVDDSLHFISWFNKGLAAGASRREATRLAYEHCGAAMIQTSLICSFGLLVFALSPFTPISRFAWMMFSLLLIALLCDLFILPAILLCFSKDKPKAEGETIIVPAHEESPARTES, from the coding sequence ATGTCGTCTCCTCCTCCACGCGCCTGGCAAGACCGGTTCGGCTGGCTGATCATCGCTCTCTTTCTCGCGGTGACGCCCGTTTTGACGTATGGCGCCAAAGGAGCGTGGGACAGCATCAAGAACCGGCTAGAGGACTGGCTTCCCGATTCGTTCGAAGAGACGCAGCGGCTTCGCTGGTTTTATAATCAGTTCGGTACCGACGAGCTGCTCATGATCAGCTGGGATGGTTGCACGCTCGACGATCCGCGTCTTGAACAATACAAAGCGGAACTCACCAAGCCGGACGAAAGCGGCGATGAGCCTGTCTCCTGGTTCGGCGACGTCGTCAGCGGCAAAGACGCCCTCGAATCGCTAACCGCAGATCCGCTGGAACTTTCGCACGACGAAGCGCTCGCGCGGATGGAAGGTTGGCTGATCGGCGGCGACCATTCGCAAACCTGTCTGGTTGCGATCGTCTCGAAGGCAGGCGAAGGAAATCGGGCCGCGGCGATTGATTACGCTTATCGCTGCGCCGATCAGGTCGAGGGGGTCTCCCGCGACGAAATGATCATTGCCGGTCCGACCAGCGACGGCGTCGCTGTCGACAACGCCAGCAAGAACTCGCTCGACTTGCTCAATGCAGGCTCCTTCTTCGTCTGCATCACGATCATGTATCTCGGTTTTCGCAGCATGCGGGCGACGATGATCGTCTTTCTGATCGCGATCTTCTGCGAACAGCTCAGCATGTCGATCATGTACTTCAGCGGTCAAGCGATCGACTCGGTGTTGACCTTGGTCGCCAACCTGACCTACGTCCTCAGCATTTCGTCCGGCGTTCACCTGGTCAATTACTATCGCGAATCGCTCGTCGATCGTTCGCCGAAAGAATCGGTTGGGTGGGCGCTCCGTGCGGCGCTCGTTCCTTGCTTGCTCTCCGCCGGAACGACGGCGGTCGGCATGCTCTCGCTGATGGTCAGCCAGATTCGCCCGGTCACCAACTTCGGCATGTACGCGGCGGCGTCCATCGGCGCCGGGGCGATCGTCCTGTTACTCCTCGCGCCGGCGGCGCTCTACAAGTTTCCGGTCGATCCAAAGGGTTGGCACGATCCGAATCATGGCCCTCGCTGGTTGCACGTCGTTTGGAACAAGCTGTCGATCGGCATCGACTCGGCGCGGTGGGGAATCTTCCTCGGTTCGCTGGCGGTGATCGGTCTGTGCCTGGTCGGCGTCTCGCGCATCAAGACCTCGGCCCAACTGCACGATCTGTTCTGGCCCGAAGCTCGCATCATCCGTGACTACAACTGGCTCGAAGACAAAGTCGGCCCCTTGGTGCCGATCGAAGTCGTATTGCGGATGCCGGCCAAGACCGATGAAGATTCGAAAGGTCTGAAGCTCGACGAAGAGTTTTTCATCCTCGACAAAGCGCAAAAGGCGATTGCCGACGTCGAAGGCATCGGCGCATCCATGTCGGCCGCCACTTTCGCGCCGGAGTTTCCCGATCCGAAGCAACGCGGGATCATCGCCATCTCCCGCCGCGCCTCGTTCCGCAAGATCCTCGAAAGCCGTCTCGATCAATATGTCGAGATGCACTATCTCAGCACCGAAGGGGACGATCATCTCTGGCGGATCAGCGCTCGCGTCTCGGCCGGCGATCGTCTTCACTACGGCGACTTGATGGAACGGGTCAAAAAGAACGTCAATGCGACGCTGGCCGAACATCCCGAAATCGAGCCGATCTACTCCGGTTCGGTGCCGCTGGTCTTCAAGGCGCAGACCGAGATGCTCAACGACTTGATCAAGAGCTTTGGCCTCGCCTTCGTCATGATCGCCGCCATCATGATCATCCTGCTGCGAAACCTCTTCACCGGCTTCTTCAGCATGGTCCCCAACATCCTGCCGACGCTGATCGCCTTCGGCACCATGGGTTGGCTCGGCGTGCCGGTCGAAGTCGGCTCGCTCTTGACCGCTAGCGCCGCGCTCGGCATCGCCGTCGACGACTCGCTCCACTTCATCAGCTGGTTCAACAAGGGACTCGCCGCCGGCGCCAGTCGCCGCGAAGCGACTCGCCTGGCGTACGAACATTGCGGCGCCGCGATGATCCAGACGTCGCTCATCTGCTCGTTCGGCTTGCTCGTCTTCGCGCTTAGTCCCTTTACGCCGATCTCACGCTTCGCGTGGATGATGTTCTCACTGCTGTTGATCGCGCTGCTGTGCGACCTGTTCATCCTGCCGGCGATTCTGCTCTGCTTTTCCAAGGACAAGCCGAAGGCGGAAGGGGAAACGATCATTGTGCCGGCTCACGAAGAGTCGCCGGCTCGGACCGAGTCGTAA
- a CDS encoding DUF1559 domain-containing protein, whose product MKREKRGFTLVELLVVIAIIGVLIALLLPAVQQAREAARRMSCTNNLKQLGLALHNHHDTFGEFPRGAGAPNGAAYGAMWSAYLLPFIEQNNIFEALTLDVEGANWGSGSGISNASISSSSTTERNVAALETVIEAFRCPSAPIPQNVRDKSTDNWFALKRVPGSYLGNCSGTLTTDSSSAGIDWTNGTDLNGIFKNSKTLGFSDVTDGTSNTVAFGEAVPDPKDTGATEDRNNGSGAQKDHWYIGGDDIDVTRDMSEMLGTLGVAINSPKVAGGASGFDAYEFGYSSLHPGGAMFCLTDGSVRFLAETIDANTRKGYGTRAGGEVISEN is encoded by the coding sequence ATGAAACGTGAAAAGCGCGGGTTCACGCTGGTCGAATTGTTGGTGGTGATCGCCATCATCGGGGTGTTAATCGCTTTGTTGTTGCCGGCCGTTCAACAAGCGCGGGAAGCGGCTCGCCGCATGAGTTGCACCAACAATCTAAAGCAGCTCGGTTTGGCCCTCCACAACCATCACGACACCTTCGGCGAATTCCCCCGTGGCGCCGGCGCACCGAACGGCGCAGCCTACGGCGCGATGTGGAGCGCCTACCTCCTGCCGTTCATCGAACAGAACAACATCTTCGAAGCGCTGACCCTGGACGTCGAAGGCGCCAACTGGGGATCGGGGAGCGGAATCAGCAACGCGTCGATCTCTTCGAGCAGCACGACCGAACGAAACGTCGCCGCTTTGGAAACGGTCATTGAAGCGTTTCGCTGTCCTTCGGCGCCGATTCCGCAGAACGTCCGCGACAAGTCGACCGACAACTGGTTCGCCTTGAAGCGCGTCCCCGGCAGCTACCTGGGCAATTGCTCCGGCACGCTGACCACCGACAGCAGCTCGGCCGGCATCGACTGGACCAACGGAACCGACCTGAACGGCATCTTCAAGAACTCCAAGACGCTCGGCTTTTCGGACGTGACCGACGGCACCTCGAATACGGTCGCCTTCGGCGAAGCGGTTCCCGATCCGAAAGATACCGGCGCCACCGAAGACCGCAACAACGGCTCCGGCGCCCAAAAGGACCACTGGTACATCGGCGGCGACGATATCGACGTTACCCGCGACATGTCGGAAATGCTCGGCACGCTGGGAGTCGCCATCAACTCGCCGAAGGTCGCCGGCGGCGCCAGCGGATTCGACGCCTACGAGTTCGGCTATAGCAGCTTGCATCCCGGCGGCGCGATGTTCTGCCTGACCGACGGTTCGGTCCGCTTTCTGGCCGAAACGATCGACGCGAACACGCGTAAGGGGTATGGAACCCGCGCCGGCGGCGAAGTCATTTCTGAGAACTAA
- a CDS encoding DUF5690 family protein — MSSSTSSGNSSALHWRGSLAAAAIAFTAYFCMYAFRKPFTAIEYDAQFFLGGAVALKSALVISQVLGYALSKFIGVRFCSEVARERRAFWLIGLIVWAELALVLFAIVPGDWKVAAIFLNGLPLGMIWGLVVRYLEGRKSSDFLLAALCCSFIISSGVVKDAGLLWIRMGVSDFWMPAVTGLSFFAPFLLAVWLLERLPEPSVGDQEERTERKSMGKADRMSFLRQYWPGLIPLFFFYAVLTAFRDFRDSFGKEILDEIGFGEVKGIFTAVEAPIAFIVTGMLAALIMIKNHRVSLWAIFGSMLGGAVLIGAATTAFMLGWIEGLTWMIAIGLGGYLAYVPYNAVLFERLLASTRSVGTAVFGIYIADSFGYISSIGAMLYKDCFAADATRVGFFTTFSLLMATIGVASLVSSGYFFLRLPSAAGNSEEANSLPADASVVDNTAAEVV, encoded by the coding sequence ATGAGCTCATCCACTAGCAGCGGCAATTCCAGCGCATTGCATTGGCGAGGAAGTTTGGCGGCGGCCGCAATTGCGTTCACCGCCTACTTTTGCATGTACGCGTTTCGCAAACCGTTTACGGCGATCGAATACGACGCGCAGTTCTTTCTCGGCGGCGCAGTCGCGCTGAAGTCGGCGCTGGTGATCAGCCAGGTGCTTGGTTACGCTCTTTCCAAATTCATTGGCGTTCGGTTCTGTTCGGAAGTCGCCCGCGAGCGGCGCGCCTTCTGGCTGATTGGCTTGATCGTCTGGGCCGAGCTGGCGCTCGTCCTCTTCGCGATCGTGCCGGGCGACTGGAAAGTGGCCGCGATCTTCTTGAACGGGCTACCGCTCGGGATGATCTGGGGCCTGGTCGTGCGGTACTTGGAAGGACGAAAGTCGTCCGACTTTTTGCTCGCCGCCCTTTGCTGCTCGTTCATCATCTCCAGCGGCGTGGTGAAAGACGCCGGCTTGCTGTGGATTCGGATGGGAGTGAGCGACTTCTGGATGCCGGCCGTGACCGGCTTGTCGTTCTTCGCGCCGTTTCTGCTCGCCGTTTGGCTGTTGGAACGTCTGCCGGAACCGAGCGTTGGCGACCAGGAGGAACGGACCGAGCGGAAGTCGATGGGCAAAGCGGACCGGATGTCGTTCTTGCGGCAGTATTGGCCCGGCCTGATTCCGCTCTTCTTTTTCTACGCGGTCCTGACGGCGTTTCGTGATTTTCGCGATAGCTTCGGCAAAGAGATCCTGGACGAAATCGGCTTCGGCGAGGTCAAAGGGATTTTCACGGCAGTCGAAGCGCCGATTGCGTTTATCGTGACCGGCATGTTGGCGGCGCTGATCATGATCAAGAACCATCGCGTCAGCCTATGGGCGATCTTCGGCTCGATGCTCGGCGGCGCCGTCTTGATCGGCGCTGCGACGACGGCCTTTATGCTCGGTTGGATCGAAGGGTTGACCTGGATGATCGCGATCGGGCTGGGAGGCTATCTCGCCTACGTCCCGTATAACGCGGTTTTGTTCGAGCGATTGTTGGCCTCGACCCGATCGGTTGGGACCGCCGTCTTCGGCATCTATATCGCCGACTCGTTCGGCTATATCAGTTCGATTGGCGCGATGCTTTACAAAGACTGCTTCGCCGCCGATGCGACGCGGGTCGGCTTCTTTACGACGTTCTCGTTACTCATGGCGACGATCGGCGTCGCTTCGCTCGTTTCGAGCGGCTATTTCTTTTTGCGGCTGCCGAGTGCGGCGGGCAACAGCGAAGAGGCGAACTCGCTGCCTGCTGACGCGTCGGTTGTCGACAACACGGCGGCGGAAGTCGTCTAA
- a CDS encoding transthyretin-like family protein, which yields MTKNELPLIRGWISGVLCVAALLCSGCSQEVETARIRGRVSLNGAPREGVEVTFWNEGQTDQFLFSTATSADGTFEVQNIALGDVRQCVVTFSKPALKNGKDLPTDVKSSEIDAIDLAPAILRDPKKSPVKTTVPIDDFQYDITSGKS from the coding sequence ATGACGAAGAACGAATTGCCGCTGATCCGAGGATGGATCAGCGGCGTCCTGTGCGTCGCGGCTTTGCTTTGCTCGGGATGCAGCCAGGAAGTGGAAACCGCCCGGATTCGGGGGCGGGTGTCGCTCAATGGCGCTCCGCGCGAAGGGGTGGAGGTCACCTTTTGGAATGAGGGGCAGACCGATCAGTTTCTCTTCTCGACTGCAACTTCGGCCGACGGAACCTTTGAAGTTCAGAACATTGCGCTCGGCGACGTTCGGCAGTGCGTGGTGACCTTCTCAAAGCCCGCGCTAAAGAATGGCAAGGATCTGCCAACAGACGTCAAATCATCGGAGATTGACGCGATTGACCTGGCGCCTGCCATTTTGCGCGATCCGAAAAAGAGCCCGGTAAAAACGACCGTTCCGATCGACGATTTCCAGTACGATATTACTTCCGGTAAATCGTAA
- a CDS encoding AraC family transcriptional regulator, translating into MSNSLLGVPARRSIALIVQTATEWSRDVLQGVADYAREQGGWDCFIEPHGFWDELHLPTDWKGHGVIGRLTHPTLVRSITRRKIPCVNVSWSREHSVRFPNVVSDQRACGEMAARHFLDRGFRNIAYVGAAPHMGYSTLIEDTIRATVSEGGSELYSFQYSPKQTMIREHGIRTDIADLQRWLLELPKPVGVIVWSAMIGRSVMTMCANATIDVPDDVAILCVEHDDLMSALAPVELSSLDQAGRTVGYKAAELLDQMIQGEPAPDQPIEVPPRGVVARRSSDATGFQDEVVTEAIRYIRDHADEPIQIHDVEKALNVSRRVLENRFERLVGRSPADVLRRVRVERAAVLLRDTELSIPEIAFRCGFNHPESFIRCFKRMMDDVPSHYRRTNREGERNG; encoded by the coding sequence ATGTCGAATTCACTATTGGGCGTTCCCGCTCGTCGTTCCATCGCGTTGATCGTGCAAACCGCGACCGAATGGAGCCGAGACGTGCTGCAAGGCGTCGCCGACTATGCCCGCGAGCAAGGTGGCTGGGACTGCTTTATCGAGCCGCACGGCTTCTGGGACGAACTTCACCTTCCCACCGACTGGAAAGGGCACGGCGTCATCGGGCGTTTGACCCACCCGACCCTCGTTCGCTCGATCACGCGGCGAAAGATTCCCTGCGTGAACGTCTCCTGGTCGCGCGAGCATTCGGTTCGCTTTCCGAACGTCGTCTCGGATCAGCGGGCCTGCGGCGAAATGGCGGCGCGGCATTTTCTCGATCGCGGGTTCCGCAACATCGCCTATGTCGGCGCCGCGCCTCACATGGGATACAGCACGCTGATCGAAGATACGATTCGCGCCACGGTCTCGGAGGGAGGCTCCGAGCTCTACAGCTTTCAATACAGCCCGAAACAGACGATGATCCGCGAACATGGGATCCGCACTGATATCGCCGATCTGCAGCGGTGGCTGCTGGAACTTCCCAAGCCGGTCGGCGTGATCGTCTGGAGCGCCATGATCGGGCGATCGGTCATGACGATGTGCGCCAACGCGACAATCGACGTGCCGGACGATGTGGCGATTCTGTGCGTCGAGCATGACGATCTGATGTCGGCGCTGGCCCCGGTCGAACTCTCGAGTCTCGATCAGGCAGGCCGCACCGTCGGTTACAAAGCGGCGGAACTGCTCGACCAGATGATCCAAGGAGAACCGGCGCCGGATCAGCCGATCGAAGTTCCCCCGCGCGGCGTCGTCGCGCGGCGCTCCTCCGACGCGACCGGCTTTCAGGACGAAGTGGTCACCGAAGCGATCCGCTACATTCGCGATCACGCCGACGAGCCGATTCAGATCCACGACGTCGAGAAGGCGCTCAATGTCTCGCGCCGCGTGTTAGAAAACCGCTTTGAACGATTGGTCGGTCGCTCGCCGGCTGATGTGCTACGGCGCGTGCGCGTCGAACGCGCCGCCGTGCTGCTCCGCGATACCGAGTTGTCGATTCCCGAAATCGCGTTTCGCTGCGGGTTCAATCACCCCGAGTCCTTCATCCGCTGTTTCAAACGAATGATGGACGACGTCCCGAGTCACTACCGCCGCACCAATCGAGAAGGGGAACGCAACGGTTAA
- a CDS encoding ATP-binding cassette domain-containing protein — protein MSLSLNCTFRYEQGFSLHAELASDAHVTALCGASGSGKTTILMLIAGLLQPQSGVIRYGETSWVDVAEKKFVPPHQRRVGVMFQEPRLFPHFNVQENLNYGFQRRRGEATQMAKAVETLEIGDLLKRPVGSLSGGQKQRVALARAIVSSPELLLLDEPLTSVEPSLQERIAEYVKRVAKEFATPIVLVSHSVELVEQMAERTFWVKDGSVSG, from the coding sequence ATGTCGCTGTCGTTGAATTGCACCTTCCGCTACGAGCAAGGATTCTCGCTGCACGCCGAGCTCGCCTCCGATGCGCACGTGACGGCGCTCTGCGGGGCGTCGGGGAGCGGCAAGACGACGATCCTGATGCTGATCGCCGGTTTGCTGCAGCCGCAGTCGGGCGTTATTCGTTATGGTGAGACCAGCTGGGTGGACGTCGCCGAAAAGAAGTTTGTGCCGCCCCACCAGCGCCGCGTCGGCGTGATGTTCCAAGAGCCGCGGCTCTTCCCGCATTTCAACGTGCAGGAAAACTTAAACTACGGTTTCCAACGCCGCCGGGGCGAAGCGACGCAGATGGCGAAAGCGGTTGAAACGCTGGAGATCGGCGATCTCTTGAAGCGTCCTGTCGGCAGTCTGAGCGGCGGGCAAAAGCAACGGGTGGCGCTCGCCCGGGCGATCGTCAGTTCGCCGGAACTACTGCTGCTGGACGAACCGCTCACTTCGGTTGAGCCCTCCCTGCAAGAGCGTATCGCCGAATACGTCAAACGGGTCGCCAAAGAGTTCGCCACGCCGATCGTGCTGGTCAGCCATTCGGTGGAACTGGTCGAGCAGATGGCGGAGCGGACGTTTTGGGTGAAAGACGGGAGCGTTAGCGGTTAA